A window of Cryptomeria japonica chromosome 3, Sugi_1.0, whole genome shotgun sequence contains these coding sequences:
- the LOC131044527 gene encoding polyamine oxidase 2 isoform X2 — translation MMAPVKQEKPKMQSELCSSPSVIVIGGGFGGIAAARALHDASFKVVMLESRDRIGGRAYTDYSFGFPVDMGASWLHGVCKKNPLAPVIGKLGLPLFRTSGDNSVLYDHDLESYALFDMEGHQVPQELVTEVGEAFESVLEETKKIRDEYQEDMSVRKAFSIVLKRRPDLRQHGLAYKVLQWYLCRMEGWFAADVDNISLKGWDQEELLEGGHGLMVQGYHPVIEALAKGLDIRLNHRVVKITWRYSGVKVFLEDGRTLVADAAVIAVPLGVLKASTIKFEPRLPEWKEAAISDLGVGTENKIALYFERAFWPKVDFLGVVAPTSYGCSYFLNLHKATGHPVLVYMPAGRLANDIEKMSDEAATNFAVSQLKRILPHASEPIRSLVSHWGTDPNSFGSYSYDAVGKPHDLYERLRVPIDNLFFAGEATSIRFPGTVHGAFSTGIMAAEDCKRRLMERYRDLELFQPVMGEELPTEPIPMRISRL, via the exons AGCTCTGTTCTTCACCTTCAGTAATTGTCATTGGTGGCGGATTTGGTGGGATAGCAGCTGCTCGTGCCCTTCATGATGCCTCTTTCAAG GTTgttatgttggagtcacgggatcGAATTGGTGGACGTGCATATACAGATTATTCCTTTGGATTTCCAGTTGACATGGGTGCCTCATG GTTACATGGTGTATGTAAGAAAAATCCATTGGCACCTGTGATTGGCAAGTTGGGACTCCCATTGTTTCGTACTAGTGGTGATAATTCTGTGTTATATGATCATGATCTAGAGAG CTATGCGCTTTTTGATATGGAAGGGCATCAAGTTCCACAAGAGTTGGTGACTGAAGTTGGAGAGGCATTTGAAAGCGTTTTAGAAGAG ACCAAAAAAATACGAGATGAATATCAAGAAGACATGTCAGTGCGGAAGGCTTTTTCAATTGTTTTGAAGAGACGTCCAGATTTAAG ACAACACGGGCTTGCATACAAAGTATTACAGTGGTATTTGTGCAGAATGGAGGGTTGGTTTGCTGCAGATGTTGATAACATATCCTTAAAAGGTTGGGATCAG GAAGAACTTCTTGAAGGTGGACATGGGCTGATGGTGCAAGGTTATCATCCTGTTATAGAGGCCCTTGCCAAAGGCCTTGACATACGTCTCAATCATAG GGTTGTAAAGATTACATGGAGATATTCTGGTGTAAAAGTTTTCTTGGAAGATGGAAGAACGCTTGTAGCTGATGCAGCTGTTATTGCAGTTCCTCTTGGTGTTCTAAAAGCAAGCACAATAAAGTTTGAACCACGGCTGCCCGAGTGGAAAGAGGCAGCAatttcagatttgggagttggaaCTGAGAACAAGATAGCCCTCTATTTTGAGAGAGCTTTCTGGCCAAAAGTTGACTTTTTGGGAGTGGTTGCACCTACTTCTTATGGCTGTAGCTACTTTTTGAATTTGCATAAAGCAACAGGTCATCCTGTTCTCGTGTACATGCCTGCAGGTAGGCTTGCTAATGACATTGAAAAAATGTCTGATGAGGCAGCCACTAATTTTGCAGTGTCACAGCTAAAGAGAATTCTGCCTCATGCGTCAGAACCT ATACGATCTCTTGTTTCACATTGGGGAACTGATCCAAACTCCTTTGGTTCTTATAGTTATGACGCTGTGGGTAAGCCTCATGATTTGTATGAGCGTTTGCGCGTCCCCATTGACAACCTCTTTTTTGCAGGGGAGGCTACTAGTATAAGATTTCCTGGTACAGTGCATGGGGCGTTTTCTACAGGCATTATGGCTGCTGAAGACTGCAAAAGGCGTCTTATGGAAAGATACAGGGATTTGGAGTTGTTTCAGCCCGTGATGGGTGAGGAGCTCCCAACTGAACCCATACCCATGCGAATATCAAGGCTGTGA
- the LOC131044527 gene encoding polyamine oxidase 2 isoform X1, with protein sequence MKKNLQRDDLHVPKCHCFNIYALFDMEGHQVPQELVTEVGEAFESVLEETKKIRDEYQEDMSVRKAFSIVLKRRPDLRQHGLAYKVLQWYLCRMEGWFAADVDNISLKGWDQEELLEGGHGLMVQGYHPVIEALAKGLDIRLNHRVVKITWRYSGVKVFLEDGRTLVADAAVIAVPLGVLKASTIKFEPRLPEWKEAAISDLGVGTENKIALYFERAFWPKVDFLGVVAPTSYGCSYFLNLHKATGHPVLVYMPAGRLANDIEKMSDEAATNFAVSQLKRILPHASEPIRSLVSHWGTDPNSFGSYSYDAVGKPHDLYERLRVPIDNLFFAGEATSIRFPGTVHGAFSTGIMAAEDCKRRLMERYRDLELFQPVMGEELPTEPIPMRISRL encoded by the exons ATGAAGAAAAATCTGCAAAGGGACGATCTTCATGTTCCCAAGTGCCACTGTTTTAACAT CTATGCGCTTTTTGATATGGAAGGGCATCAAGTTCCACAAGAGTTGGTGACTGAAGTTGGAGAGGCATTTGAAAGCGTTTTAGAAGAG ACCAAAAAAATACGAGATGAATATCAAGAAGACATGTCAGTGCGGAAGGCTTTTTCAATTGTTTTGAAGAGACGTCCAGATTTAAG ACAACACGGGCTTGCATACAAAGTATTACAGTGGTATTTGTGCAGAATGGAGGGTTGGTTTGCTGCAGATGTTGATAACATATCCTTAAAAGGTTGGGATCAG GAAGAACTTCTTGAAGGTGGACATGGGCTGATGGTGCAAGGTTATCATCCTGTTATAGAGGCCCTTGCCAAAGGCCTTGACATACGTCTCAATCATAG GGTTGTAAAGATTACATGGAGATATTCTGGTGTAAAAGTTTTCTTGGAAGATGGAAGAACGCTTGTAGCTGATGCAGCTGTTATTGCAGTTCCTCTTGGTGTTCTAAAAGCAAGCACAATAAAGTTTGAACCACGGCTGCCCGAGTGGAAAGAGGCAGCAatttcagatttgggagttggaaCTGAGAACAAGATAGCCCTCTATTTTGAGAGAGCTTTCTGGCCAAAAGTTGACTTTTTGGGAGTGGTTGCACCTACTTCTTATGGCTGTAGCTACTTTTTGAATTTGCATAAAGCAACAGGTCATCCTGTTCTCGTGTACATGCCTGCAGGTAGGCTTGCTAATGACATTGAAAAAATGTCTGATGAGGCAGCCACTAATTTTGCAGTGTCACAGCTAAAGAGAATTCTGCCTCATGCGTCAGAACCT ATACGATCTCTTGTTTCACATTGGGGAACTGATCCAAACTCCTTTGGTTCTTATAGTTATGACGCTGTGGGTAAGCCTCATGATTTGTATGAGCGTTTGCGCGTCCCCATTGACAACCTCTTTTTTGCAGGGGAGGCTACTAGTATAAGATTTCCTGGTACAGTGCATGGGGCGTTTTCTACAGGCATTATGGCTGCTGAAGACTGCAAAAGGCGTCTTATGGAAAGATACAGGGATTTGGAGTTGTTTCAGCCCGTGATGGGTGAGGAGCTCCCAACTGAACCCATACCCATGCGAATATCAAGGCTGTGA